The Coffea arabica cultivar ET-39 chromosome 1e, Coffea Arabica ET-39 HiFi, whole genome shotgun sequence genome has a window encoding:
- the LOC113709283 gene encoding uncharacterized protein isoform X1, protein MEEFASLWSYQESVDDLKQKLLCTALELEQLKVEANEEMRKNKEYVKQLIQLLKMACQERDEARDQLQKMLNKVIPSTNSTELLSGLPQFQPDSPLVKPAKANSSITESNSFSETHNYPSHGSSPGESFLDAVSSPELSNINMGDSGSIAFVNQPLIQDCKGIISNNMLPSGIPKVDHASLVIDNLAQGKNLPQKGKFLKAVLDAGPLLQNLLVAGPLPRWRNPPQLQTFHIPPVSIRGCDADMINMKSATNMSLLASRSLTSRPYAEMSCASSQILSSSMLNFTNGPIGSCLGSDRLISAGANANTYVSLGKRQRLY, encoded by the coding sequence AGGTGGAAGCAAATGAGGAAATGAGAAAAAACAAGGAATATGTGAAGCAACTTATCCAACTCTTGAAGATGGCTTGCCAAGAAAGAGATGAAGCAAGAGATCAACTTCAAAAGATGCTGAACAAAGTCATCCCTTCAACAAATTCAACTGAGCTCCTTTCAGGCTTGCCACAATTTCAACCAGATAGTCCTCTTGTAAAGCCTGCAAAAGCAAATTCAAGCATAACTGAGTCAAACAGTTTCTCTGAAACACACAACTATCCTTCACACGGTTCATCCCCAGGTGAATCCTTTCTCGATGCTGTCTCATCCCCGGAACTCTCGAACATCAACATGGGTGATTCAGGCAGCATTGCATTTGTGAACCAACCCTTGATTCAAGACTGTAAGGGGATCATTTCCAACAACATGCTCCCTTCAGGAATTCCAAAAGTTGACCATGCCTCTTTGGTGATTGATAATCTTGCCCAAGGGAAAAATTTGCCCCAGAAAGGGAAGTTCCTCAAGGCTGTCCTTGATGCAGGGCCACTTCTTCAGAATCTTCTTGTTGCCGGGCCACTTCCTAGGTGGCGTAATCCTCCTCAGCTCCAGACATTTCACATTCCCCCGGTTTCAATCAGAGGTTGTGATGCTGATATGATCAATATGAAAAGTGCTACAAATATGAGCCTTCTTGCTTCAAGATCACTTACTTCACGACCTTATGCTGAAATGTCATGTGCCTCTTCCCAAATTTTGTCATCGTCCATGTTGAATTTTACCAACGGACCTATTGGATCCTGTCTGGGAAGTGATAGGTTGATATCAGCTGGAGCAAATGCAAACACTTATGTTTCACTGGGTAAGAGGCAGAGGCTCTATTGA
- the LOC113709283 gene encoding uncharacterized protein isoform X2, with protein MYVYSYARHPMSVDDLKQKLLCTALELEQLKVEANEEMRKNKEYVKQLIQLLKMACQERDEARDQLQKMLNKVIPSTNSTELLSGLPQFQPDSPLVKPAKANSSITESNSFSETHNYPSHGSSPGESFLDAVSSPELSNINMGDSGSIAFVNQPLIQDCKGIISNNMLPSGIPKVDHASLVIDNLAQGKNLPQKGKFLKAVLDAGPLLQNLLVAGPLPRWRNPPQLQTFHIPPVSIRGCDADMINMKSATNMSLLASRSLTSRPYAEMSCASSQILSSSMLNFTNGPIGSCLGSDRLISAGANANTYVSLGKRQRLY; from the coding sequence AGGTGGAAGCAAATGAGGAAATGAGAAAAAACAAGGAATATGTGAAGCAACTTATCCAACTCTTGAAGATGGCTTGCCAAGAAAGAGATGAAGCAAGAGATCAACTTCAAAAGATGCTGAACAAAGTCATCCCTTCAACAAATTCAACTGAGCTCCTTTCAGGCTTGCCACAATTTCAACCAGATAGTCCTCTTGTAAAGCCTGCAAAAGCAAATTCAAGCATAACTGAGTCAAACAGTTTCTCTGAAACACACAACTATCCTTCACACGGTTCATCCCCAGGTGAATCCTTTCTCGATGCTGTCTCATCCCCGGAACTCTCGAACATCAACATGGGTGATTCAGGCAGCATTGCATTTGTGAACCAACCCTTGATTCAAGACTGTAAGGGGATCATTTCCAACAACATGCTCCCTTCAGGAATTCCAAAAGTTGACCATGCCTCTTTGGTGATTGATAATCTTGCCCAAGGGAAAAATTTGCCCCAGAAAGGGAAGTTCCTCAAGGCTGTCCTTGATGCAGGGCCACTTCTTCAGAATCTTCTTGTTGCCGGGCCACTTCCTAGGTGGCGTAATCCTCCTCAGCTCCAGACATTTCACATTCCCCCGGTTTCAATCAGAGGTTGTGATGCTGATATGATCAATATGAAAAGTGCTACAAATATGAGCCTTCTTGCTTCAAGATCACTTACTTCACGACCTTATGCTGAAATGTCATGTGCCTCTTCCCAAATTTTGTCATCGTCCATGTTGAATTTTACCAACGGACCTATTGGATCCTGTCTGGGAAGTGATAGGTTGATATCAGCTGGAGCAAATGCAAACACTTATGTTTCACTGGGTAAGAGGCAGAGGCTCTATTGA
- the LOC113709283 gene encoding uncharacterized protein isoform X3 → MRKNKEYVKQLIQLLKMACQERDEARDQLQKMLNKVIPSTNSTELLSGLPQFQPDSPLVKPAKANSSITESNSFSETHNYPSHGSSPGESFLDAVSSPELSNINMGDSGSIAFVNQPLIQDCKGIISNNMLPSGIPKVDHASLVIDNLAQGKNLPQKGKFLKAVLDAGPLLQNLLVAGPLPRWRNPPQLQTFHIPPVSIRGCDADMINMKSATNMSLLASRSLTSRPYAEMSCASSQILSSSMLNFTNGPIGSCLGSDRLISAGANANTYVSLGKRQRLY, encoded by the coding sequence ATGAGAAAAAACAAGGAATATGTGAAGCAACTTATCCAACTCTTGAAGATGGCTTGCCAAGAAAGAGATGAAGCAAGAGATCAACTTCAAAAGATGCTGAACAAAGTCATCCCTTCAACAAATTCAACTGAGCTCCTTTCAGGCTTGCCACAATTTCAACCAGATAGTCCTCTTGTAAAGCCTGCAAAAGCAAATTCAAGCATAACTGAGTCAAACAGTTTCTCTGAAACACACAACTATCCTTCACACGGTTCATCCCCAGGTGAATCCTTTCTCGATGCTGTCTCATCCCCGGAACTCTCGAACATCAACATGGGTGATTCAGGCAGCATTGCATTTGTGAACCAACCCTTGATTCAAGACTGTAAGGGGATCATTTCCAACAACATGCTCCCTTCAGGAATTCCAAAAGTTGACCATGCCTCTTTGGTGATTGATAATCTTGCCCAAGGGAAAAATTTGCCCCAGAAAGGGAAGTTCCTCAAGGCTGTCCTTGATGCAGGGCCACTTCTTCAGAATCTTCTTGTTGCCGGGCCACTTCCTAGGTGGCGTAATCCTCCTCAGCTCCAGACATTTCACATTCCCCCGGTTTCAATCAGAGGTTGTGATGCTGATATGATCAATATGAAAAGTGCTACAAATATGAGCCTTCTTGCTTCAAGATCACTTACTTCACGACCTTATGCTGAAATGTCATGTGCCTCTTCCCAAATTTTGTCATCGTCCATGTTGAATTTTACCAACGGACCTATTGGATCCTGTCTGGGAAGTGATAGGTTGATATCAGCTGGAGCAAATGCAAACACTTATGTTTCACTGGGTAAGAGGCAGAGGCTCTATTGA
- the LOC113695620 gene encoding putative RING-H2 finger protein ATL53: MPPSPPPTSSFEPSQWNPMVIALVAVVCCIFLLFSYQRILQLHCSHFGSITNSRNQGQSRRLHDAVADDPSLQLQSRGLDSFVMHSLPITQFKKNNEEETCKGITDCAVCLGEFEEGESLKHLPHCSHVFHVSCIDTWFQTHSSCPLCRSYVFNLTTHQEHTVSVYTLLETLSREEFSQDRAENYQILRSHVLQTSTEDGNSNSH, translated from the coding sequence ATGCCACCAAGCCCGCCCCCAACTTCAAGCTTTGAACCTTCACAATGGAATCCCATGGTGATTGCATTGGTTGCTGTCGTTTGTTGCATCTTCCTTTTGTTCAGCTATCAGAGGATTCTTCAACTTCATTGCAGTCACTTTGGTTCAATAACAAACTCCCGGAATCAAGGCCAAAGTCGACGTCTGCATGACGCTGTCGCCGATGATCCTTCTCTACAGCTCCAAAGCCGTGGACTAGATTCCTTTGTGATGCACTCGCTGCCCATTACGCAATTCAAGAAGAATAATGAAGAGGAAACCTGTAAAGGAATTACAGATTGTGCAGTTTGTTTGGGGGAGTTTGAAGAAGGTGAATCGCTGAAGCATTTACCACATTGTTCTCATGTATTTCATGTCTCCTGCATTGATACTTGGTTTCAGACTCATTCCAGCTGCCCACTATGCAGATCATACGTCTTTAATCTAACAACGCACCAGGAACACACGGTATCCGTGTACACGTTGCTAGAAACTTTGAGCAGGGAAGAATTCAGTCAAGATAgagcagaaaactaccaaatTCTTCGATCCCACGTATTGCAAACTTCTACAGAGGATGGAAACTCAAATAGCCATTGA
- the LOC113709291 gene encoding monofunctional riboflavin biosynthesis protein RIBA 3, chloroplastic, with the protein MDCIVVFHHQLVPRISVGQRYSFRTVDAGVGLGIYGKRPFVSTCWAVGVPGGLSDESSSSSQINPNGSLFSASDEPSSTTFGTLDAEITPETIDFFVSDAEGDPDCPTAGYSSIEQALNMLRKGKSVIVVDDENEEIEGNLVMAASYANPQAVAFLLKHGSGIVSVGMKSDDLERLQLPLMSPENEDDSSAPSFTITVDARVGTTTGVSASDRAKTVLALSSPSSRPEDFRRPGHVFPLKHRNGGVLRRAGHTEASVDLVMLAGLRPTSVLSAVVDGEDGSIASLPCLRKLALEQNIPIVSITDLIRYRRKRENLVERTAISRLPTKWGLFQAYCYRSKLDGTEHIAVVKGEIGNGQEVLVRVHSECLTGDIFGSRRCDCGNQLDLAMQLIEQAGRGVVLYLRGHEGRGIGLGHKLQAYNLQDQGHDTVEANLQLGFAADVREYGIGAQILRDIGIRTMRLMTNNPAKFIGLKGYGLAVVGRVPVLTPITEENKRYLETKRAKMGHIYESGERGLLDAFINPDIDENDPPEENQRK; encoded by the exons ATGGATTGTATAGTTGTGTTTCACCATCAATTGGTTCCTCGTATTTCAGTCGGCCAACGTTATAGCTTCAGAACTGTTGATGCAGGAGTAGGACTAGGGATATACGGGAAGAGACCATTCGTTTCCACTTGCTGGGCTGTTGGGGTGCCTGGAGGCTTGTCTGATGAGAGCTCTAGTTCATCGCAGATTAATCCAAATGGCTCTCTCTTCAGTGCCTCAGATGAGCCTTCTTCAACAACTTTCGGCACCTTGGATGCTGAGATAACACCTGAAACAATTGATTTCTTTGTCAGTGATGCTGAGGGCGATCCTGATTGCCCCACTGCAGGCTATTCTTCGATTGAACAAGCCCTGAATATGTTGCGCAAAGGAAAG TCTGTGATAGTTGTAGACgatgaaaatgaagagattgaaGGAAATCTTGTGATGGCTGCATCTTATGCGAATCCACAAGCTGTTGCATTTTTGTTAAAACATGGATCTGGAATTGTTTCAGTAGGAATGAAAAGTGACGATCTTGAGAGGTTACAGCTCCCTTTGATGTCACCCGAAAACGAAGATGATTCTTCTGCTCCATCTTTCACGATTACAGTG GATGCCAGAGTGGGCACTACTACTGGTGTATCAGCTTCAGACCGGGCTAAGACAGTCCTTGCACTCTCATCTCCTAGTTCCAGGCCCGAAGATTTTAGAAGGCCAGGCCATGTCTTTCCCCTCAAGCATCGGAATGGTGGGGTTTTGAGGAGAGCTGGACATACTGAGGCTTCTGTTGATTTGGTTATGCTGGCTGGCCTGCGGCCTACATCTGTACTTTCTGCAGTTGTTGATGGAGAGGATGGCTCCATCGCATCCTTGCCTTGTTTAAGAAAGTTAGCCCTGGAGCAGAACATCCCAATTGTCTCAATTACGGACTTGATCAG GTACaggagaaagagggaaaatCTGGTTGAAAGGACAGCAATTTCTCGTTTGCCGACTAAATGGGGTTTATTTCAGGCTTACTGTTATCGCTCAAAGCTTGATGGAACAGAACATATAGCAGTTGTAAAG GGGGAAATTGGAAATGGTCAAGAAGTCCTAGTAAGGGTTCACTCTGAATGTTTGACAGGGGATATTTTTGGGTCAAGGCGATGTGATTGTGGAAATCAGTTAGACCTGGCAATGCAGTTAATTGAGCAAGCCGGCAGGGGAGTTGTTCTCTATCTCCGGGGCCACGAAGGGAGGGGTATTGGCCTAGGTCACAAGCTTCAGGCCTATAACTTGCAAGACCAAGGCCATGACACTGTGGAAGCCAATCTTCAGCTTGGTTTTGCAGCAGATGTACGCGAATATGGGATAGGTGCACAG ATACTACGTGACATCGGAATTCGTACCATGCGCCTAATGACTAACAACCCGGCCAAGTTCATCGGTCTGAAGGGCTATGGTTTGGCAGTTGTTGGACGGGTTCCAGTTTTGACTCCCATCACCGAGGAAAACAAGAGGTATTTGGAAACTAAGAGAGCAAAGATGGGGCATATCTATGAATCCGGCGAACGAGGACTATTGGATGCATTTATTAACCCAGATATTGATGAAAATGATCCTCCTGAGGAAAACCAGAGAAAATGA
- the LOC113709299 gene encoding UDP-galactose/UDP-glucose transporter 5-like isoform X2: MAEPPSLSSPLPAKDNKLLKGIFAVTGIISTLVIYGVLQEKIMRVPYGPHKEYFRYSLFLVFCNRISTSAVSAGVLLLWGSIIMQKKYYIKDYALAFLVTVGCSIFILFPAAGDISPYSRGRESTVWGVSLMIGYLGFDGFTSTFQDKLFKGYDMDIHNQIFYTTLCSCMLSFTGLILQGNLLMAIDFVSRHHDCFFDIILLSTVATVSQFFISYTIRTFGALTFATIMTTRQLVSILLSCVWFAHPLSWEQCIGAVIVFGSLYGKSFLRERPRTSPSNPQENGASSPLKANP, from the exons ATGGCGGAGCCGCCGTCACTTTCGTCACCGCTACCGGCGAAAGATAACAAGCTGTTGAAAGGAATATTCGCCGTAACTGGAATCATTTCGACGCTCGTTATTTATGGTGTTTTACAG GAAAAGATCATGAGAGTTCCTTATGGGCCTCACAAAGAATATTTCAGATATTCCTTGTTTCTTGTCTTCTGCAATCGAATTTCAACTTCTGCCGTTTCAGCTGGAGTTTTATTA CTTTGGGGCTCTATCATAATGCAAAAGAAGTACTATATCAAAGATTATGCATTGGCATTCCTGGTGACAGTTGGGTGTTCAATATTTATTCTGTTTCCG GCAGCAGGCGATATTAGTCCTTACAGTAGAGGAAGGGAAAGCACAGTTTGGGGTGTCTCCCTGATGATTGGTTATTTGGG GTTTGATGGGTTTACAAGCACGTTCCAGGATAAACTTTTTAAAGGATATGATATGGACATACACAATCAGATCTTCTACACAACCCTTTGCTCTTGTATGCTGAGTTTTACTG GTCTAATCTTACAGGGCAATCTGCTGATGGCAATAGATTTTGTATCTCGGCACCATGATTGCTTTTTTGATATTATATTGCTATCAACT GTAGCAACAGTTAGCCAATTCTTTATTTCTTATACAATCCGCACGTTTGGTGCTCTGACGTTTGCGACCATAATGACCACAAGACAG TTGGTGAGCATTCTGTTGTCCTGTGTATGGTTTGCCCACCCACTCAGCTGGGAACAGTGTATTGGAGCT GTTATTGTCTTTGGGTCCCTGTATGGAAAAAGCTTTCTAAGAGAGAGACCAAGAACTTCACCGTCTAATCCTCAAGAAAATGGAGCTTCCTCTCCATTGAAAGCTAATCCATAA
- the LOC113709299 gene encoding UDP-galactose/UDP-glucose transporter 5B-like isoform X1 → MAEPPSLSSPLPAKDNKLLKGIFAVTGIISTLVIYGVLQEKIMRVPYGPHKEYFRYSLFLVFCNRISTSAVSAGVLLVSKKFLDPVAPLYKYCVVSVSNILTTTCQYEALKYVSFPVQTLAKCAKMIPVMLWGSIIMQKKYYIKDYALAFLVTVGCSIFILFPAAGDISPYSRGRESTVWGVSLMIGYLGFDGFTSTFQDKLFKGYDMDIHNQIFYTTLCSCMLSFTGLILQGNLLMAIDFVSRHHDCFFDIILLSTVATVSQFFISYTIRTFGALTFATIMTTRQLVSILLSCVWFAHPLSWEQCIGAVIVFGSLYGKSFLRERPRTSPSNPQENGASSPLKANP, encoded by the exons ATGGCGGAGCCGCCGTCACTTTCGTCACCGCTACCGGCGAAAGATAACAAGCTGTTGAAAGGAATATTCGCCGTAACTGGAATCATTTCGACGCTCGTTATTTATGGTGTTTTACAG GAAAAGATCATGAGAGTTCCTTATGGGCCTCACAAAGAATATTTCAGATATTCCTTGTTTCTTGTCTTCTGCAATCGAATTTCAACTTCTGCCGTTTCAGCTGGAGTTTTATTA GTAAGTAAAAAGTTTTTGGACCCCGTGGCTCCGTTATACAAGTATTGTGTTGTTTCTGTGTCTAACATACTTACAACAACATGTCAGTATGAG GCCCTTAAATACGTCAGTTTTCCTGTTCAGACACTGGCTAAATGTGCTAAAATGATACCTGTCATG CTTTGGGGCTCTATCATAATGCAAAAGAAGTACTATATCAAAGATTATGCATTGGCATTCCTGGTGACAGTTGGGTGTTCAATATTTATTCTGTTTCCG GCAGCAGGCGATATTAGTCCTTACAGTAGAGGAAGGGAAAGCACAGTTTGGGGTGTCTCCCTGATGATTGGTTATTTGGG GTTTGATGGGTTTACAAGCACGTTCCAGGATAAACTTTTTAAAGGATATGATATGGACATACACAATCAGATCTTCTACACAACCCTTTGCTCTTGTATGCTGAGTTTTACTG GTCTAATCTTACAGGGCAATCTGCTGATGGCAATAGATTTTGTATCTCGGCACCATGATTGCTTTTTTGATATTATATTGCTATCAACT GTAGCAACAGTTAGCCAATTCTTTATTTCTTATACAATCCGCACGTTTGGTGCTCTGACGTTTGCGACCATAATGACCACAAGACAG TTGGTGAGCATTCTGTTGTCCTGTGTATGGTTTGCCCACCCACTCAGCTGGGAACAGTGTATTGGAGCT GTTATTGTCTTTGGGTCCCTGTATGGAAAAAGCTTTCTAAGAGAGAGACCAAGAACTTCACCGTCTAATCCTCAAGAAAATGGAGCTTCCTCTCCATTGAAAGCTAATCCATAA
- the LOC113709302 gene encoding glutelin type-D 1-like, producing the protein METDLSPKLAKKVYGGDGGAYYAWCPEELPMLRQGNIGAAKLALEKNGFALPRYSDSAKVAYVLQGSGVAGVVLPEKEEKVVAIKKGDAIALPFGVVTWWYNKEDTELVVLFLGDTKTGHKAGSFTDFYLTGSNGIFTGFTTEFASRAWNLEESVVKTLVESQTAEGIVKLDAGFKLPEPRSEHRNGLALNCEEAPLDVDIKDGGKVVVLNTKNLPLVGEVGFGADLVRIYGHSMCSPGFSCDSALQVTYIIRGSGRAQIVGVDGKRVLETTVKAGNLFIVPRFFVVSKIADADGLDWFSIVTTPDPIFTHMAGRTSVWKALSPEVLQASFKVSPEVEQQFRSKRTAEEIFFPPN; encoded by the exons ATGGAGACTGATCTATCACCAAAGTTGGCGAAGAAGGTTTATGGAGGAGATGGTGGGGCCTACTATGCATGGTGCCCAGAAGAACTCCCCATGCTGCGTCAAGGCAATATTGGTGCAGCCAAGCTTGCTCTCGAGAAGAATGGATTTGCCCTCCCCCGTTACTCTGATTCTGCTAAGGTTGCTTATGTTCTTCAAG GTTCTGGAGTAGCTGGAGTTGTCCTGCctgagaaagaagaaaaggttgTTGCAATTAAAAAGGGTGATGCTATTGCGCTTCCGTTTGGTGTCGTTACATGGTGGTACAACAAAGAGGACACAGAGCTTGTCGTCCTCTTTTTAGGCGATACGAAAACAGGTCACAAAGCCGGTTCATTCACCGACTTTTACTTGACGGGCAGCAATGGCATCTTCACCGGGTTCACGACCGAGTTTGCAAGCAGAGCCTGGAACTTAGAAGAAAGTGTTGTGAAAACCCTTGTTGAAAGCCAAACCGCCGAGGGAATAGTCAAGCTCGATGCAGGATTTAAGCTGCCTGAGCCCAGGAGCGAGCATCGAAATGGCCTTGCCCTGAACTGTGAGGAAGCTCCGCTGGATGTTGACATTAAAGATGGTGGAAAGGTTGTGGTTTTGAACACCAAAAACTTGCCCTTGGTTGGTGAGGTTGGTTTCGGCGCAGATCTCGTTAGAATCTATGGCCACTCCATGTGTTCGCCCGGCTTCTCTTGCGATTCAGCTCTGCAGGTTACTTACATTATCAGGGGCAGCGGCCGCGCCCAGATTGTTGGCGTTGATGGCAAGCGCGTCCTAGAAACAACTGTTAAGGCTGGTAATCTGTTCATAGTTCCCAGGTTTTTCGTCGTCTCGAAAATTGCTGATGCTGATGGTCTCGACTGGTTCTCTATCGTCACAACTCCAGA TCCCATTTTCACTCACATGGCTGGAAGAACATCGGTCTGGAAGGCCTTATCCCCGGAAGTGCTGCAGGCATCTTTCAAGGTGTCCCCAGAAGTGGAGCAACAATTCCGCTCAAAGAGGACTGCAGAAGAAATCTTCTTTCCACCCAATTAA